One segment of Ziziphus jujuba cultivar Dongzao chromosome 12, ASM3175591v1 DNA contains the following:
- the LOC107429147 gene encoding protein SOB FIVE-LIKE 2: protein MESSQVLGDPEKWSTSSESGWTMYIGSQISYDGEGDDDNNDGGGDDDDDVCFITDKEKHDKRNDNNNDDDDDNNNSDNDNNNDEDHESDDSMASDASSGPTLQEFPCGNKEDLLRSHAFIVDRKKYSSGKKACKQLQKNKRDERKNTKAQKQHSVRKADSAASQV from the coding sequence ATGGAGTCTTCCCAAGTTCTTGGAGACCCAGAGAAATGGAGCACCAGCAGTGAATCTGGTTGGACTATGTATATTGGTTCCCAAATTAGTTATGATGGGGAAGGTGACGATGACAACAACgatggtggtggtgatgatgatgatgatgtttgtTTCATTACTGATAAAGAAAAACATGACAAAAGAAACGACAACAataacgatgatgatgatgacaacAACAACAGCGATAACGACAACAACAATGACGAAGACCATGAGAGTGATGACTCCATGGCTTCAGATGCCTCTTCTGGTCCAACTCTTCAAGAATTTCCATGTGGAAACAAAGAGGATCTTCTCAGGAGCCATGCATTTATAGTGGATCGAAAAAAGTATTCCTCAGGGAAGAAAGCTTGCAAACAGCTGCAGAAGAATAAAAGAGATGAAAGAAAGAATACCAAAGCACAGAAACAACACTCGGTTCGCAAGGCAGATAGTGCTGCTAGTCAAGTTTAA
- the LOC107429152 gene encoding 6-phosphogluconate dehydrogenase, decarboxylating 2: MVAPTRIGLAGLAVMGQNLALNIAEKGFPISVYNRTTSKVDETVERAKTEGNLPVYGFHDPESFVQSIQKPRVIIMLVKAGPPVDQTIKTLSVYLEKGDCIIDGGNEWYENTERREKAMADLGLLYLGMGVSGGEEGARHGPSLMPGGSFQAYKYIEDILLKVAAQVPDSGPCVTYVGKGGSGNFVKMIHNGIEYGDMQLIAEAYDVLKSVGKLSNEELHHVFSEWNKGELLSFLIEITADIFGIKDDKGEGYLVDKVLDKTGMKGTGKWTVQQAAELSVAAPTIASSLDSRFLSGLKEERVEAAKVFKSSGVGDILTDQAVDKKKLVDDVRQALYASKICSYAQGMNLIRAKSTEKGWNLKLGELARIWKGGCIIRAIFLDRIKKAYDRNPDLANLLVDPEFAKEIIERQNAWRRVVCLAINAGISTPGMSSSLAYFDTYRRGRLPANLVQAQRDYFGAHTYERTDVPGSFHTEWFKIAKQSKI; encoded by the coding sequence ATGGTAGCACCAACAAGAATTGGCCTTGCCGGCCTTGCTGTCATGGGCCAAAATCTTGCCCTCAACATCGCTGAGAAGGGCTTTCCAATTTCTGTCTACAATCGGACCACATCAAAAGTTGATGAAACAGTAGAAAGAGCCAAAACAGAAGGAAACCTCCCCGTGTATGGATTCCATGATCCTGAATCCTTTGTTCAATCAATCCAAAAACCTCGTGTCATAATCATGCTCGTAAAAGCTGGACCTCCTGTTGATCAAACCATCAAAACATTATCAGTATACTTGGAGAAAGGAGACTGTATCATTGATGGTGGTAATGAGTGGTATGAAAACACAGAGAGACGGGAAAAAGCCATGGCTGATCTGGGCCTGCTTTATCTTGGAATGGGAGTGTCAGGTGGTGAAGAAGGCGCTAGACATGGACCTTCACTGATGCCTGGAGGATCCTTTCAGGCCTACAAGTACATTGAAGATATCCTTCTTAAGGTGGCTGCTCAGGTTCCTGACAGTGGCCCATGTGTTACTTATGTTGGAAAAGGAGGATCCGGGAACTTCGTGAAGATGATTCATAACGGGATTGAATATGGTGATATGCAGCTTATTGCTGAGGCCTATGATGTGCTTAAATCAGTTGGGAAGCTCTCTAATGAGGAACTACACCATGTTTTCTCAGAATGGAATAAAGGGGAGCTTTTGAGCTTCTTGATTGAAATCACTGCAGACATATTTGGGATTAAGGATGACAAGGGAGAAGGCTATCTGGTGGACAAGGTCCTTGATAAAACTGGCATGAAAGGAACTGGAAAATGGACGGTTCAACAAGCTGCTGAACTGTCAGTTGCAGCTCCCACTATTGCATCCTCCTTGGACTCGAGGTTCCTCAGTGGGTTGAAGGAGGAAAGGGTTGAAGCTGCTAAAGTTTTTAAATCCAGTGGTGTTGGTGACATTCTCACTGATCAAGCAGTGGACAAGAAGAAGTTAGTCGACGATGTGAGGCAAGCACTTTATGCATCCAAAATATGTAGTTATGCCCAGGGAATGAACTTGATACGTGCAAAGAGCACTGAAAAAGGTTGGAATTTGAAACTTGGGGAGTTGGCTAGGATCTGGAAGGGAGGTTGCATTATCCGTGCTATATTTTTGGATCGCATCAAGAAAGCCTATGACAGAAACCCTGATCTTGCCAACCTTCTTGTGGATCCAGAATTCGCAAAGGAGATTATTGAGCGACAGAATGCTTGGAGAAGAGTAGTTTGCCTAGCCATCAATGCAGGCATTAGTACTCCGGGCATGTCTTCTAGTCTTGCTTACTTTGACACATACAGGAGGGGCAGGCTTCCTGCTAATTTGGTCCAAGCTCAAAGAGATTACTTTGGAGCTCATACATATGAGAGGACTGATGTGCCTGGATCCTTCCATACCGAATGGTTCAAGATTGCTAAGCAATCAAAGATCTGA